CCTCTGAGTCACTGCTGGTTGTCACTGGGCTACTTATAAAGTaagcttctttttttaagaactgaCTGTACATCCTTCCCAGCTGGCAAGAACCTGGCCTCAGAAACTAAAAATCTTTCCTTGTCTGGAAACACCCGCCCTGACATCCCTAAGCTAGAGTAAATCAGCATTTGCAGTTTTCTTCTAAGTCTATACTTTTCAGTTAGACAAATGAATGAGCAAAGATGATTCGCACTCATTTTCCTCTCAGTTCCTGAACTCTTGCACATTGTATTTGATTAAATACACTACCCAGTGCTTTCTGGATACCAGAATCCATGCTGATCATTTGAAAAGGTGCCTTTCTACAGTGTGAGGACAGAGGTCTACAATGTAGACTGTGTACTGGGGTTATGTGTATAGTAAGCAGATCTATTATACATCTCTATATAAGGCACTCTGAAAGACAATCCTTTCTTTGGTAAACACGCAGAGATTCCTAAGTAACATTCTCCCTGCACAGGATCCTTCTACCCTTCTTAGGTTTGCAGAAAATCTGGCACAGTTTTTAGCCACAGTTTTAGTCTAAAACtttcctaaaaaaaattaaagcaaaactttTCTTGGGAAGTTGTGAATCTGAATGAGTCTGTGTTAGATGTCCTGGGTGATGCTGAAGGGGATCCGGCTGAACCTTCGCTTTTCCTGCAAGCTCCAGAGCGCTTTCGCAAGACCTGGCAGTTGTTCTTGTAGATGTTTTCCTTCACTTCCACAACCCTGGCAGATTTTGCAGCTTACagaggggagaagaaagcaagaagaaatgtTTAGTCACTTTATATTCCACTCTGCAGAGCTATATGGAGGGTAAGAGTGAAGGAGGTTCTGCTTTCCTCTTCAATTCCCCCTACATGCAGTCTCCTACCTGCTTGCATGAGCTTGAGCTGTTTGCACCGCTCCTCCTCCATCTTCTTCCTGTAGTCTCCGAACATAGTTCTCATGATTTGACGCTTCTTCACTAACGGAGCCTTGTCACTGCGCAGTGTCTTGATTGCACGGACAGCCTCCTCCACTGAAGCAGTGGGAAACACAAACAACCCACAGTTTAGGACTCCACACTGGCTCTTCCCCTGCATCACTGCTCCTGTCTGCCAGCCCTTCCCACTCAGTCTCTTGCAACCCTTCCCTGCTCTCTTGAATGTTACCTTGTTTAGGAGTGGGCTTTTGCGTCTTCAGGCCAAGTTCCAGCTGTTCCACACACCAGTCCACTTCTTTCCACAGCTGGTCATCTGACTGCTATACAAGATGAACACAGTGAGCACAAGGAAATAAATCATCCTAACATgatagcagcagcagccacgcAAAAGAAACCTACACAAAAGAAACCCACACAAAGTCAGGACTAACTCAGAATTTCAGGTTCTGGTGGTCACTTTATAGACTTCATGAGATCTTGCCTATAGTGTTTTTCATTGGATAAATTTGAAGTGCTAAACAAATACTCAGTTGTGACTCACTGTCTCTATTTGATGGACTTAATATCTGGCTGCTATTCAGAAGACACAGTTCTCTGGAAAGCCCTTCAGGACTTCAAGATATTAAAGAAGCTGTCAAGTCAACTTATAGATGGGAGAAATaagcattaataataataataaaaaaacaaactaaccTGCCCAAAATTATAGAGCAAGCAATGCACAAAATCAGAAGGAGAATCTTGGTGTCTGAGATCCCATGTGGAGGGAGGTCTGCACCTCAACTTTGCTGTTTGCATAATGTGAGTAATTTATCCTACCTGATAGCAAGTCATGGGTACAGTGCCTGATTCAGCACACACAGATACCCAGCTTGGCCCTGAAGACAGTTACCtgccttaaattttttttttctaaggtcAGTGTGGCACCTGGCTTTCCAAAGGTTAGCTACCACAGGTCTCAACACCAAGAACTCTTCATGTTTCCGCACAAGTCTCAGGCAGACAACAAAAAAGCAGTAACTTCCTTTCTGCTAGTTTGGTTCGTCAACTGactagcagaggaaaaaaaaaagctgctgtaaGAAATAAGCAACAACCCTTGTTTTTCAGCTTGCATTTTGTGCCAGTATACTAATTGTTCAACTATGCATAGACATCAACTTTCTCTTCTATTGAAGGATTTATAATTTATGGGATCCTATCAGTATTCGAATACCTGAGAGGTCTCTTCTTCATGGGATACATCTTTATTCTGACATCCACTGGCTTCCGCCTTTGCCTTCCTGCTTATCTCACTTTCTTCTATCTCCTTTTTACTGCTAgatgctttttgtttcttcttctttttcttcttctgggctgctccatctgctgctgctttctctgtcactgtctcatctccaggagcactcTCTGGTATAGGGGTCTTTAACACGAAATGGCCTCTGTCTTCTCCGGGTGCACTATTTGCAGTTTGAGTCAGCTCAGGCTTCTGCAAGGTTGAGCTCTGTAGCATACCTGGTGATTCAGTAGGCAGTGAATTATCCAGCACTTCATGGTCTGCTGTACTCTCTAAGGGTTGGTTCACTAGAACTGATGGAACCAGAGGATGATCTTCACCTGGGATGGTAAAATTGAAAGCAAACTTGGGTTCTTGTCCAGAAGCAGCAAAACTCCAGGCTTCACTCATATTCTTTTGTTCTGGGGCTCTTACATTAGTTTGTTTCTGCTCAGCACCACTGGCACTAGGAGCTGCTCCCAAAGTTGCACCAGTTGCTGCTGAGTCCATCTCAAAAGATGTGAAGTCCAGTTGGAAGCTGTCGTCAGACAACATGCTCCACTTTGGTTCTGCCTCAGAGGTTTGGTCAGAGGGTTTCCTGTACCCCACACTACCTGAAGGCTGCCCACTGCCTGGCTGCACTTCTGCTTCACCAGGTTTCAGAGCTAG
This region of Dromaius novaehollandiae isolate bDroNov1 chromosome 14, bDroNov1.hap1, whole genome shotgun sequence genomic DNA includes:
- the C14H8orf33 gene encoding UPF0488 protein C8orf33 homolog isoform X2, encoding MAKDPQGTFQDEVEWCILQLETNLLCLNPAPKQVEETQHILKVLHSHETPLVKKQQVMNHVFGDYRLKMAEEQKSMEKAALKPGEAEVQPGSGQPSGSVGYRKPSDQTSEAEPKWSMLSDDSFQLDFTSFEMDSAATGATLGAAPSASGAEQKQTNVRAPEQKNMSEAWSFAASGQEPKFAFNFTIPGEDHPLVPSVLVNQPLESTADHEVLDNSLPTESPGMLQSSTLQKPELTQTANSAPGEDRGHFVLKTPIPESAPGDETVTEKAAADGAAQKKKKKKKQKASSSKKEIEESEISRKAKAEASGCQNKDVSHEEETSQSDDQLWKEVDWCVEQLELGLKTQKPTPKQVEEAVRAIKTLRSDKAPLVKKRQIMRTMFGDYRKKMEEERCKQLKLMQAAAKSARVVEVKENIYKNNCQVLRKRSGACRKSEGSAGSPSASPRTSNTDSFRFTTSQEKFCFNFF
- the C14H8orf33 gene encoding UPF0488 protein C8orf33 homolog isoform X1, with the protein product MAKDPQGTFQDEVEWCILQLETNLLCLNPAPKQVEETQHILKVLHSHETPLVKKQQVMNHVFGDYRLKMAEEQKSMEKAALKPGEAEVQPGSGQPSGSVGYRKPSDQTSEAEPKWSMLSDDSFQLDFTSFEMDSAATGATLGAAPSASGAEQKQTNVRAPEQKNMSEAWSFAASGQEPKFAFNFTIPGEDHPLVPSVLVNQPLESTADHEVLDNSLPTESPGMLQSSTLQKPELTQTANSAPGEDRGHFVLKTPIPESAPGDETVTEKAAADGAAQKKKKKKKQKASSSKKEIEESEISRKAKAEASGCQNKDVSHEEETSQQSDDQLWKEVDWCVEQLELGLKTQKPTPKQVEEAVRAIKTLRSDKAPLVKKRQIMRTMFGDYRKKMEEERCKQLKLMQAAAKSARVVEVKENIYKNNCQVLRKRSGACRKSEGSAGSPSASPRTSNTDSFRFTTSQEKFCFNFF
- the C14H8orf33 gene encoding UPF0488 protein C8orf33 homolog isoform X3; protein product: MNHVFGDYRLKMAEEQKSMEKAALKPGEAEVQPGSGQPSGSVGYRKPSDQTSEAEPKWSMLSDDSFQLDFTSFEMDSAATGATLGAAPSASGAEQKQTNVRAPEQKNMSEAWSFAASGQEPKFAFNFTIPGEDHPLVPSVLVNQPLESTADHEVLDNSLPTESPGMLQSSTLQKPELTQTANSAPGEDRGHFVLKTPIPESAPGDETVTEKAAADGAAQKKKKKKKQKASSSKKEIEESEISRKAKAEASGCQNKDVSHEEETSQQSDDQLWKEVDWCVEQLELGLKTQKPTPKQVEEAVRAIKTLRSDKAPLVKKRQIMRTMFGDYRKKMEEERCKQLKLMQAAAKSARVVEVKENIYKNNCQVLRKRSGACRKSEGSAGSPSASPRTSNTDSFRFTTSQEKFCFNFF